In Myripristis murdjan chromosome 5, fMyrMur1.1, whole genome shotgun sequence, the genomic stretch TATAATATGAgaatgcatgcatatgtatgagCCCaattgtgtacgtgtgtgtgtctttcagatGAATGTGTGCCTGTAGGTTGCATGATGATTAACAGTGTGGCTAAGCTGCGTCCTCTGGTCCAGCCGATAtcactcttctctctccctaATGCACCCACTCTGGCTGACCTGGACTGGGAGGAGAACAGCACAGAATGTGGTAAAACTCACCTAACACATCAGTCACAAAACTCAAagctcttgaaaaaaaaaatgtaatggtaATAATTTTTATTGAAAGTAAACTTCAAGATTCTTTTGCGCTTTATCTCAGGGACAAAAGTTGGACACGCTGCGCCCCATTTTGATTCCCGGAGCCGCATCTTTGAGGTTGACTCCTGTGGTGGGAGTGGCAAAGTGTGCCTGGTCTACAAAAACTGCAGCCCAGGTGTTCTGTTCACAGCCTTATGTATAAGTTTGAGTTTGCATCCTTTCCATCATCACCGATATGTTTGCCAGAATTCTGAAAATTTGTTGAAACACCAATACATTGTCCAGCTGTAGAGAAATTGTTATCATATGCATGTTTTCCAGGTGTGGTGGCCCAGCAGAGTGAAATGTGGTTTCTGGACCGCTCGCTGTGCTGGCATTATCTGACGCCAACCTTCACCTCTTACTATCGACTGATGATCACCCACCTGGGCCTGCCTGAGTGGCAGTATGCCTTCACCCCATATGGTCCAAGCCCCCAGGCCAAGGTACAAAGTGGCCCAAATGCTAATCAGCCATTTAAAGTCAATGTGTTGTGCTTTCAATCCCATCGAAAACACCTTTAATTCCTGCTTCTGGTTTTTCTCTTACTATTCATTCTCTGTTTCTCCAGTCTTTCACAGTTCTCTAAACCACATTTACACAATGCATCAGTAATGTTGTAATGAGTTATGTAAAATTAACAACACCAGTTGTCATTGAAAgtttataaaatatattttatttattccatttcCTGTACAGTATACTGCAATGCTGGCTTTCACACTTTAATAAGATGAGCCAAAacttaaaatattcaaattaagACATTCACACAAAAGCATAAATGCAGTCTTCCTATTTGAGACATTGAGGTAAAACACAGACTCATGCTTTAGTCCTGACCTCACAAAGGTCCTGTTCCAGTGCATTTACTTCTTGGTCTCTTATAACTGAACAATCATGCATTTCACTAGGTTTGCCTAAGGTTAAGAAGTTGATTTGCTTACACTGTATGGTTATCATGTCAAACAGTGGCCAACTTTGCCATTAATGCCCAAGAACATTGGTGGTGGTTTTTAACCAAAGTGCTATGATGATTAGCCCTGACTCAAGTGAACATTAATACTTAATGATAGGACATGCTAAGAACCTACTTGTTCCTGAGCTGAGAAATATTATGAGATTTCCTCTAGCTCAGGCACAAAGCACCACTGAAGAAGTAATATCTAGTTTTGAGGAACTTGTTATTTGTCAAATTTTGGGTGGAGAGTTGTCTTTTTATGTCTGTGCATGCAGTTCCTCTGTACTGTAACATCCTGTTTTTAATAGAAagatatataataacctttttgttgttttttttgctttgtgatgGGTTTAGCAAttgtgagagttttttttttttttttgctcctcatAACTATATACAgtattgctgtttttaattgtcTACCATTGTTCCCACTAACAGCAGTGGGCATCCTTGTACCAGCCCCTGACCTTCAACAGTGAGCCCAGCCTGGCTGATCCTGCTGGGGATGCCTTCCTCAACAAACTAGACCCCACCAAGGCTTTTAAAGGCAAAACCAAGACTCCTACCCCCAAGAAGAAGCAGTCAGCCCAGGGCAGCACAGGGGGCACTGCAAAGGGCCAAGGCAGCACAGGAAGACACGGTGGCCCAAAGCGGTGAGAAGCTCTCCATCCAGTGGAGACTTGTCAGTTGACTACACTGTCTGTAAGACCAAAAATGGCCTGGAAGAGCCGTCAGCTAAGTCATGATAAGGAGGACTTGGTGCATTAGCAACCATGCACTCCACAAGAGCATGTTATGTAAAATCAAGGCTTGGTAAGGCAGAAAATGACCTGAAGGAATTGTTTTTACCTTTCATTGTTAATTGCCTTCAAATGCTTCCACGAAACCCTCGCAAACATAATCCTAATATGTGGGAAAGCTTGGTGTTTATGATCTCTCCTATAGTGATATCTCCTCTAGTAATTACATATTCATGGACTGATATCCGAAGGGTATATTCTCTGTGACATTTTGGCcacaaaattaattttctttacCCAGTGCCCTAGCAAAATTATTGAaaggatgtgtgtgtccctttgGGCCCAAGCTGTACAGAACTCAGGGCACATGtctatttttttcagttgtgcTGCTATCTTTTCAAGCCTTCAGGAGCCAACTCCAGCTGTTTCTAGTTTATTTTCAATATGTCTGTTATAAGTGCAATGTAtggctattgtgtgtgtgtgtgtttttttttaaggcgcACTGTAGTTGTTAGGCTCATTTCGATGGTCCTTTTGTTGTCTGCTATGTAACATGATATTCATGGTTCCTTCCATGGTTATGTCAGCTGGTTTTGCCTCAATAATGTGAATGTAAGAGAGAAGCCAACaagtttgtttctgttctttctTGTGTACTTAGGAGTTCAGCAGCCTTGCCTGAAACTGATTGTGCTTAGCTTACCGCCTATGGCTGCCAACACTGTATGCTGTAAAGTGCAGGACGTAGAGAAAGTCACCCTGAGTAGGAATTGTAACAGCTATAGATGTTAGTCAGCACCATGGCCCAAAATATCtcatattgtatatattttatctGTACAGTGGTTTCTTTGTTACAGTAACTCTAGTTACGTTGAGTAGCTTAACGTATTGTGAGATTCTGATGTcctgctcttttttctcttttcaaaacagattttcctatttttttttttaatcattgccCTGTTTGAACAAAATCTTGGTTGAGCCGTTTTCATTCAGATTCCAGTTTTCCCATATCAGTCCTGCTCATGTTCGATATCTAAGCAATGTCCCCTTTGGTCTTTGTTTATCGGTTTCACCATGATGGAATGTTTCAGCTGCATGTAATCATCCATGTAGCCAGATACACACATCTCATAGTTggaggtctcacacacacacatcagcacagatACGGCTCTGCTTCTCCAGAGGGGCAGTCTCCTCTTCTGGCTCCTGTGCCAGCTTTTCTTCCTGATCAGAAGGGGAAGGGTGGTGCATTTCGACAAAGGCCTTGTACACGCCTGCACCCAGTACACCCCCTACAAGGGGGGCGAGTAGAGGCACCCACCACCACCCGTTCCCAGCTCTGTGTGGGGAAAGACAGAGATCTTGAACAAATAAAAGCTAACAGGGCTATGCCACAAAAGCAtcaaacacaggaaaatgtgtCCAACAAAAGGCGTGTTCAGTCTATACCAAAATGGTATATACAAGAAATACATGAATTCTACACACTATCTACCCttgcaaaaaatagatatttcagtttttcagcaaGAATCATTCTTGCCTGAGCAAAACCATTGAACCAAAATATTCTCaatttttttacaatttcaaAGCCCATCTCAAAaggaaatgtgtggaaaaaagtaATAGTAATTTAATGCTTTACAGAGATACTTTGCTTTTAGGCTGTTGGTTAACACTGACCCCCTAACACACTTCACATGAAGTGTTAAAACCAAACCATcccccaacacaaacacattttcgtCAATACCTGAAAACGTCAGAACCCCAGCCTGCTATGGCAGTGAAGACCCTGGGTGCCAGGTCTCTGGTGGGGTTGATAGCATAGCCGCTGTTGCTGCCCAGAGAGATGCCAACGAGAAGGACCAGAAGACCCACCGCCAGAGGCTCGCTGCCCGCCACAGCTGGCTTGTTCCTCTGGTCAGACAGAGCCATCAggctcagcagcagcatggcTGTGCCAAACACCTGGTGCGCACAGGACAAACACCACGTAACACACACAGGGTTAGCGGTATGTAAACCAATACAGAATGAAAAGGGTTAGAGTGGTACAAGTCAGGTGATCTAGTGATTTGTAGTGCTTTGCTGATAATCTGAGAATCCAGTGTCATGGCAACCTGGTCAATGAATCCAGCCTGTATGGAGATGTATGGTGCAGGATAGGTGGCAAATATCCCAGCTGTGGCCCTATCACCAGTCACAGTCAGGTTCCCACCACAGTAGGTATATATTGCAtctgaaaacagcagaaatgttgACAGTGCAGTCAGACACGTGACAACAAATAAAAGGAAAGTGAAATATACTTAATCAGTTTCTGAGAATTTTTCATAAGAGAGTTCACGTTAATGTGGTGCTATGTGCAGTGAGCCCTCACCATAGTAGACCATATAAATTGTCCCCGCTGCCATAAATGACCCCAGCAGCTGGGTAAAAACGTAGAGAGGTAGCATCTTCCATGTAAGtcggccaaacacacacattgtgaaTGACACTGCTGCGTTCATATGAGCCCCTGGAAGACAAAAAAGCGTGAGCTGAAAAATCGATTTCGATTTTACAGTATTATAAGGAAGCTTTGGAATCTTATTTTACTCTTTCACTGCATCAGTTTTAGACATCTTGTCAAGTGAATTGTTAGATTCTTAATAAATCTTAATCTTACTGTGTGTGCTACAGAATATATTTCAGTTTCTCTGACCATGGTGGACCTGTTTCCCTCTGGAATTAATAAAAGGCATCTCTGCTCATCTGATGTCTCATACCTGAGACTTTCCCTCCAACGTGCACCCCCATAGCGACACCCAAACCAAAACCCAGGTTGATGCTGAGGTATTCTCCAAACGCCCCCTGTCCTGTCACTACCTGGGCCACAGAACCCAGGCCAAACACCTGGACACAGAgaggaccaatcacagacaggcaagcagacaaacagtgattacagacaaacaaattacagagaggaaaatgtccAGACAGTGCAATTAGGAAAGGTATTTGCACAGATTACTGATTCAGGGATATGTAAACATACAGCCACGTGATggacaggaaaaacaaatttcagtCAACTCAGTCATGCTAAACCTTATCTTTTCAAAACCAGTGTTTTAATCGGTCAGACAGTATTC encodes the following:
- the aqp7 gene encoding aquaporin-7 encodes the protein MKDLAQSLELRGPQRKGGCKTRSRLWLQNELLRVGLAETLCTYVMMVFGLGSVAQVVTGQGAFGEYLSINLGFGLGVAMGVHVGGKVSGAHMNAAVSFTMCVFGRLTWKMLPLYVFTQLLGSFMAAGTIYMVYYDAIYTYCGGNLTVTGDRATAGIFATYPAPYISIQAGFIDQVFGTAMLLLSLMALSDQRNKPAVAGSEPLAVGLLVLLVGISLGSNSGYAINPTRDLAPRVFTAIAGWGSDVFRAGNGWWWVPLLAPLVGGVLGAGVYKAFVEMHHPSPSDQEEKLAQEPEEETAPLEKQSRICADVCV
- the tpgs2 gene encoding tubulin polyglutamylase complex subunit 2, with translation MEENKDNIVFKGVAERLTLGITRILENMPGVVDVRFVDREPAEKRCLLSWEQKNTCILPEDLRDFYLTTDGFTLTWNVKLDNECVPVGCMMINSVAKLRPLVQPISLFSLPNAPTLADLDWEENSTECGTKVGHAAPHFDSRSRIFEVDSCGGSGKVCLVYKNCSPGVVAQQSEMWFLDRSLCWHYLTPTFTSYYRLMITHLGLPEWQYAFTPYGPSPQAKQWASLYQPLTFNSEPSLADPAGDAFLNKLDPTKAFKGKTKTPTPKKKQSAQGSTGGTAKGQGSTGRHGGPKR